From Salinirubellus salinus, the proteins below share one genomic window:
- a CDS encoding 2Fe-2S iron-sulfur cluster-binding protein: protein MVDPLGVGLGLALTLVVVVLHFSQGAERPIPDDISQQVIERRAATVPETDFPEPMNRSIGGGAVAAGAVTAGGAEAEGELGEAAEEEVDDDPAAIPDDEAEVFEVEYVKEGTTIEVKENETLLEAGEDEGWDLPYACREGQCISCAGHIADGGNSEQYVKHYTNQMLGEPELDDGYTLTCVAYPISDLSLETRESP, encoded by the coding sequence ATGGTTGACCCACTCGGAGTCGGGTTGGGGCTCGCCCTGACGCTCGTGGTGGTCGTCCTGCACTTCTCGCAGGGTGCCGAGCGGCCCATCCCCGACGACATCTCACAGCAGGTCATCGAGCGGCGGGCGGCGACGGTGCCGGAGACCGACTTCCCCGAGCCGATGAACCGCTCCATCGGGGGCGGTGCCGTGGCCGCGGGTGCCGTGACCGCTGGCGGCGCCGAGGCCGAGGGCGAACTCGGCGAGGCCGCGGAAGAGGAGGTCGACGACGACCCCGCTGCCATCCCGGACGACGAGGCCGAGGTCTTCGAGGTCGAGTACGTCAAGGAGGGTACCACCATCGAGGTCAAGGAGAACGAGACGCTCCTCGAGGCCGGCGAGGACGAGGGCTGGGACCTCCCCTACGCCTGCCGCGAGGGCCAGTGTATCTCGTGTGCCGGCCACATCGCCGACGGCGGCAACTCCGAACAGTACGTCAAGCACTACACGAACCAGATGCTCGGCGAACCCGAACTCGACGACGGGTACACGCTGACCTGCGTGGCCTACCCCATCAGCGACCTGTCGCTCGAGACGCGCGAGTCGCCGTAG
- a CDS encoding antibiotic biosynthesis monooxygenase, producing the protein MAYQMVTATVAAFERWKAAFEENHTAREEHGSEGYHLFRGSDDPDEITVLMEFDTAENARRWESYLREQDDMDAAGMSDVDITYLDLVERQTVGQQTA; encoded by the coding sequence ATGGCCTACCAGATGGTGACGGCGACGGTGGCGGCGTTCGAACGGTGGAAGGCCGCCTTCGAGGAGAACCACACGGCCCGCGAGGAACACGGGAGCGAGGGGTACCACCTCTTCCGTGGGAGCGACGACCCGGACGAGATAACGGTCCTGATGGAGTTCGACACGGCCGAGAACGCACGGCGCTGGGAGTCGTACCTGCGCGAACAGGACGACATGGACGCGGCAGGGATGTCGGACGTCGACATCACGTACCTCGACCTCGTGGAGCGACAGACGGTCGGCCAGCAGACGGCCTGA
- a CDS encoding excinuclease ABC subunit C yields MHPADVRDAAADLPREPGVYQFEQDDGTVLYVGKAVELRDRVRSYADPRSERIRRMVEGATRVDFAVTDTETQALLLEANLIKRHQPRYNVRLKDDKSYPLVQLTDRTFPRIEVTRDPNDGATVYGPFTSKGDLDVVVKALRETYGLRGCSDHKFANRDRPCLDFEVGLCTAPCVGEIDEAGYDGDVQSVKRFFEGETGVLSDPLRREMERAAQAQEFERAANLRDRLEVVESFHGGGGEAVSARDERAVDVLAAVVEGNRATVARLRSDRGQLVDRERHRVDAPDGSEGAGESGRVAEVLSAFLVQYYAERELPDAVLLSERPDDPDVVAWLEAAGVAVRVPGAGREATLVDLALKNARRRTGRDDATAALRDALSLPRRPERIEGFDVSHAQGKAAVGSNVCFVGGSAEKSGYRRRRLTDENDDYANMRQLVRWRALRAVEGRDDRSDPDLLLIDGGEGQLGAALDALDEVGWDVPAVALAKQEELVVTPDGVRDWPDDAPHLHLLQRVRDESHRFAVQYHQQVRDEVKTALDEVPGVGPALRKRLLRRFGSVEGVRAASLEELASVKGVGESRAETIRSAL; encoded by the coding sequence ATGCACCCCGCCGACGTCCGCGACGCCGCCGCCGACCTCCCCCGGGAGCCGGGTGTCTACCAGTTCGAGCAGGACGACGGCACGGTGCTCTACGTCGGGAAGGCCGTCGAACTGCGAGACAGAGTGCGCTCGTACGCCGACCCGCGGAGCGAGCGCATCCGTCGGATGGTCGAGGGCGCCACCCGGGTCGACTTCGCGGTGACGGACACGGAGACGCAGGCGCTGTTGCTGGAGGCGAACCTGATCAAGCGCCACCAGCCGCGCTACAACGTCCGGCTGAAGGACGACAAGTCCTACCCGCTCGTGCAACTCACGGACCGCACCTTCCCGCGTATCGAGGTGACCCGCGACCCGAACGACGGCGCGACGGTCTACGGCCCGTTCACGAGCAAGGGCGACCTCGACGTGGTCGTCAAGGCCCTGCGCGAGACCTACGGCCTACGCGGGTGCTCGGACCACAAGTTCGCCAACCGGGACCGGCCCTGCCTCGACTTCGAGGTGGGACTCTGCACCGCGCCGTGCGTCGGGGAGATCGACGAGGCGGGCTACGACGGCGACGTGCAGTCCGTGAAGCGGTTCTTCGAGGGCGAGACGGGCGTCCTGTCCGACCCGCTGCGCCGGGAGATGGAGCGAGCGGCGCAGGCACAGGAGTTCGAGCGAGCCGCGAACCTCCGCGACCGGCTCGAGGTCGTCGAGTCGTTCCACGGCGGCGGCGGCGAGGCCGTCTCCGCGCGGGACGAGCGGGCGGTGGACGTGCTGGCGGCCGTCGTCGAGGGGAACCGGGCGACGGTCGCCCGCCTGCGGAGCGACCGAGGGCAGCTGGTCGACCGGGAGCGCCACCGGGTCGACGCCCCCGACGGGAGTGAAGGAGCGGGGGAGTCCGGACGGGTGGCCGAGGTCCTCTCCGCGTTCCTCGTCCAGTACTACGCCGAGCGGGAACTCCCGGACGCCGTGCTCCTCAGCGAGCGTCCGGACGACCCGGACGTGGTCGCGTGGCTGGAGGCGGCCGGAGTCGCGGTCCGGGTGCCGGGGGCGGGCCGCGAGGCCACGCTGGTCGACCTCGCGCTCAAGAACGCCCGCCGGCGGACCGGCCGCGACGACGCGACGGCCGCCCTGCGCGACGCCCTGTCGCTCCCGCGGCGTCCCGAGCGTATCGAGGGGTTCGACGTGAGCCACGCGCAGGGGAAGGCGGCGGTGGGCTCGAACGTCTGTTTCGTCGGCGGGAGCGCCGAGAAGTCCGGCTACCGGCGGCGACGCCTCACCGACGAGAACGACGACTACGCCAACATGCGCCAGCTGGTCCGGTGGCGCGCCCTGCGGGCCGTCGAGGGTAGAGACGACCGGTCGGACCCCGACCTCCTCCTGATCGACGGCGGCGAGGGGCAACTCGGCGCCGCGCTGGACGCGCTGGACGAGGTTGGCTGGGACGTGCCCGCGGTGGCGCTGGCCAAGCAGGAGGAGCTCGTGGTGACGCCCGACGGGGTCAGAGACTGGCCGGACGACGCCCCACACCTCCACCTGCTCCAGCGGGTGCGCGACGAGTCACACCGCTTCGCCGTCCAGTACCACCAGCAGGTGCGCGACGAGGTGAAGACGGCGCTGGACGAGGTGCCGGGCGTCGGGCCGGCGTTGCGGAAGCGACTGCTCCGGCGGTTCGGGAGCGTCGAAGGCGTGCGAGCCGCGAGCCTCGAGGAACTGGCGAGCGTCAAGGGCGTCGGCGAGTCGCGAGCCGAGACCATCCGGTCGGCACTGTGA
- a CDS encoding type 1 glutamine amidotransferase: protein MDRPRLALLNASHEIHHTRRNFRRELPADLVEFTLTEEQYPDTFDVDGFVVTGSRSSVYWDEPWLPETKAWVREAIDRDLPALGICFGHQLLADVLGGTVEDMGEYELGYREVRKTAGTPVLSGVGESFSVFVTHSDAVTELPPGAELVAENDYGVHGFRAGHVFGVQAHPEYDKETAELVAQGKEGSVPDEQLAAVLSGITDEAYDAACESKTVFDEFVNYVEEVRAGRAPAGD from the coding sequence ATGGACCGGCCACGTCTCGCCCTGCTGAACGCCTCCCACGAGATACACCACACCCGGCGGAACTTCCGTCGGGAACTCCCCGCCGACCTCGTGGAGTTCACCCTCACCGAGGAGCAGTACCCCGACACGTTCGACGTGGACGGGTTCGTCGTCACCGGCTCTCGCTCGTCGGTCTACTGGGACGAGCCGTGGCTCCCCGAGACGAAGGCGTGGGTGCGCGAGGCGATCGACCGCGACCTGCCGGCCCTGGGCATCTGTTTCGGCCACCAGCTCCTCGCGGACGTCCTCGGGGGGACCGTCGAGGACATGGGCGAGTACGAACTGGGCTACCGCGAGGTGCGCAAGACTGCCGGGACGCCCGTGCTCTCGGGCGTCGGTGAGTCGTTCTCCGTCTTCGTCACGCACTCCGACGCCGTCACCGAACTGCCGCCGGGGGCGGAACTGGTCGCCGAGAACGACTACGGCGTCCACGGCTTCCGGGCGGGCCACGTCTTCGGCGTGCAGGCGCACCCGGAGTACGACAAGGAGACGGCCGAGCTCGTCGCGCAGGGGAAGGAGGGGTCGGTGCCGGACGAGCAGCTGGCGGCGGTGCTGTCGGGCATCACGGACGAGGCGTACGACGCGGCCTGCGAGTCGAAGACGGTGTTCGACGAGTTCGTGAACTACGTCGAGGAGGTGCGGGCCGGGCGGGCGCCGGCGGGGGACTGA
- a CDS encoding DUF99 family protein: MKPGTRALGVAESFGDGPRSTLGGAVVRADRAVEAFEFGTCTVGGTDSTAAVGDLWTRLDRPDVRWLLLAGIAPAWFNVLDIRSLGERLDRPVLAVTFEASDESLSAALERELSGDALAERRATFERQPPRTRLHVDGETLFVRAVGCSDDEAHEAVRAFTHEGGRPEPLRVAKEAARAARAFREREGGRRR, from the coding sequence GTGAAGCCCGGCACGCGCGCTCTCGGCGTCGCCGAGTCGTTCGGCGACGGTCCCCGAAGCACGCTCGGGGGCGCGGTGGTCCGGGCCGACCGGGCGGTCGAGGCGTTCGAGTTCGGCACCTGCACCGTCGGTGGCACCGATTCGACGGCCGCCGTCGGCGACCTCTGGACGCGACTCGACCGGCCGGACGTACGCTGGCTGCTCCTCGCGGGTATCGCACCCGCGTGGTTCAACGTTCTCGATATTCGCAGTCTCGGCGAGCGACTGGACCGGCCCGTGCTGGCGGTCACCTTCGAGGCCAGCGACGAGTCGCTCTCCGCGGCGCTCGAGCGGGAGTTATCCGGCGACGCACTCGCCGAGCGTCGCGCGACGTTCGAGCGACAGCCACCCCGGACCCGACTCCATGTCGACGGCGAGACGCTGTTCGTCCGCGCGGTGGGGTGTTCCGACGACGAGGCACACGAAGCGGTCCGGGCGTTCACCCACGAGGGCGGCCGACCGGAGCCGCTCCGGGTGGCGAAGGAGGCCGCACGGGCGGCCCGCGCGTTCCGGGAGCGGGAGGGTGGCCGGCGTCGCTGA
- a CDS encoding DUF5786 family protein — MGFGSYDESEQENQSMDTDLEDSDAVNTAEHEHEGAVEYEFGETTSDDLLDQLSDIKDRQGEREAE, encoded by the coding sequence ATGGGCTTCGGGAGCTACGACGAATCCGAACAGGAGAATCAATCGATGGACACCGACCTCGAGGACTCGGACGCGGTCAACACGGCCGAACACGAGCACGAGGGAGCCGTCGAGTACGAGTTCGGCGAGACGACGAGCGACGACCTGCTCGACCAGCTCTCGGACATCAAGGACAGACAGGGCGAACGAGAGGCCGAGTGA
- a CDS encoding cupin domain-containing protein has product MYVVARRRAGDVSDETVTPETPPRPATDGGDEAVETEGPAPLVRRADEVVYEDVEAADGMRKGVLVGEEDGAPNLAIRRFVLGPGATVPRHTNEIEHEQYVLEGEYTVGIGDEEYEVSAGDSLLIPAGAVHWYRNDGPGQGAFICAVPTGDDRIELAE; this is encoded by the coding sequence ATGTACGTCGTCGCCCGGCGTCGCGCGGGGGACGTGAGCGACGAGACGGTGACGCCGGAGACACCCCCGAGACCCGCGACCGACGGCGGTGACGAGGCGGTGGAGACGGAGGGCCCGGCGCCGCTGGTCCGGCGAGCCGACGAGGTGGTCTACGAGGACGTCGAGGCGGCCGACGGGATGCGAAAGGGCGTCCTCGTCGGCGAGGAGGACGGCGCGCCGAACCTCGCCATCCGGCGGTTCGTCCTCGGGCCGGGCGCGACGGTGCCGCGGCACACCAACGAGATCGAACACGAGCAGTACGTGCTCGAGGGCGAGTACACGGTCGGCATCGGGGACGAGGAGTACGAGGTGTCCGCGGGAGACTCGCTCCTGATTCCGGCCGGAGCGGTCCACTGGTACCGCAACGACGGGCCGGGGCAGGGGGCGTTCATCTGTGCGGTTCCGACCGGCGACGACCGCATCGAACTGGCCGAGTGA
- a CDS encoding heavy metal translocating P-type ATPase, protein MEPSDVDRGSDPPDERALTARLSVPDMDCASCAGKVETALRRVDGITDLETMPTTGRVVVHYDPERTSETALVEAIEGAGYGVVDRPGAGATGGDGRVEARLTVPDMDCATCAGKVETGLDRVDGVTSYETQPTTGRVVVHYDSDRTTEAAVVRGIEDAGYEVVGRDGPGGDGEHGDDHGSASGGVWRSRRALETGVSAVFLAGGLLFEFALGTNPQVGAVLGESLFVADVLFLVAVVVGGRAILRNGYYSAKGLNLDIDFLMSVAILGALAASLAFGEGLYFEAATLAVLFSFAELLERASMDRARDSLQELVDLSPDEATVRREGETVTVPVEEVSVGEVVLVRPGEKVPMDGEVVDGESAVNQAPITGESVPVDKTVGDEVFAGTINEAGYLEVQVTSAAGEDTLSRIVEMVEDAQANQTEREQFVERFAAYYTPAVVAFAVLVTLGSPAVLGVTVSEAVVYGLTLLVLACPCAFVISTPVSVVSGVTSAAKNGVLVKGGSHLEAMGAVDVVAFDKTGTLTKGELTVTDVVPLNGNTEADVLRCARGLEKRSEHPIGQAIVGRAEARGVGDRSVSAFESITGKGVRATLDGTPHYAGKPGLFEELGFDLSHVHATTDGGSVTRTSRQLCERHGCLDLLSETVPELQSQGKTVVLVGTEDELEGLVAVADEVRPEARWAVERLRDLGVERTVMLTGDNERTAAAIAHEVGVDDYRAELLPDDKVAAVEELVAEYEGGVAMVGDGINDAPAMATATVGIAMGAAGTDTALETADVALMGDDLSKLPYLYDLSGRANGVIRQNVGASLLVKAGLALAVPFGYVPIWLAVLAGDAGMTVGVTGNAMRLSRVRAAAPETAAETEAGA, encoded by the coding sequence ATGGAACCCTCCGACGTGGACCGCGGGTCGGACCCACCCGACGAGCGGGCGCTCACGGCCCGGCTCTCTGTCCCCGACATGGACTGTGCCTCCTGCGCCGGGAAGGTCGAGACCGCCCTGCGCCGTGTCGACGGCATCACCGACCTGGAGACGATGCCGACGACCGGCCGGGTCGTCGTGCACTACGACCCCGAGCGGACGAGCGAGACGGCCCTCGTCGAGGCCATCGAGGGGGCGGGCTACGGGGTCGTCGACCGACCCGGTGCGGGCGCGACCGGTGGCGACGGGCGGGTCGAGGCCCGACTCACGGTCCCCGACATGGACTGTGCCACCTGTGCGGGAAAGGTCGAGACGGGGCTGGACCGGGTCGACGGCGTCACGTCCTACGAGACCCAGCCGACGACCGGCCGGGTCGTCGTACACTACGATTCCGACCGGACCACCGAGGCCGCTGTCGTCCGTGGCATCGAGGACGCGGGCTACGAGGTCGTCGGCCGTGACGGACCGGGTGGGGACGGCGAGCACGGCGACGACCACGGGAGCGCGAGCGGTGGCGTCTGGCGGAGCCGACGAGCGCTCGAGACGGGCGTCAGCGCCGTCTTCCTCGCCGGTGGCCTCCTCTTCGAGTTCGCCCTCGGCACGAACCCGCAGGTCGGGGCCGTCCTCGGGGAGTCGCTGTTCGTCGCGGACGTGCTGTTCCTCGTCGCCGTCGTGGTCGGTGGCCGGGCCATCCTGCGGAACGGCTACTACTCGGCGAAGGGTCTGAACCTCGACATCGACTTCCTGATGAGCGTCGCCATCCTCGGCGCGCTGGCCGCGAGCCTCGCGTTCGGCGAGGGGCTCTACTTCGAGGCCGCGACGCTCGCGGTGCTGTTCAGTTTCGCCGAACTTCTGGAGCGGGCCTCGATGGACCGTGCGCGCGACTCGCTGCAGGAGCTCGTCGACCTCTCACCGGACGAGGCGACGGTCCGCCGCGAGGGGGAGACGGTGACCGTCCCGGTCGAGGAGGTGTCGGTCGGCGAGGTGGTCCTCGTGCGGCCCGGCGAGAAGGTGCCGATGGACGGCGAGGTGGTCGACGGCGAGAGCGCGGTGAACCAGGCACCCATCACCGGCGAGTCCGTGCCCGTCGACAAGACCGTCGGCGACGAGGTGTTCGCCGGCACCATCAACGAGGCGGGCTACCTCGAGGTGCAGGTCACCTCCGCGGCGGGCGAGGACACTCTCTCGCGCATCGTCGAGATGGTCGAGGACGCTCAGGCGAACCAGACCGAGCGCGAGCAGTTCGTCGAGCGGTTCGCCGCCTACTACACGCCGGCGGTCGTCGCGTTCGCGGTCCTCGTCACGCTCGGGAGCCCGGCCGTGCTCGGCGTGACGGTCTCCGAGGCCGTCGTCTACGGGCTGACGCTGCTCGTGCTGGCCTGTCCCTGCGCGTTCGTCATCTCGACGCCCGTCTCGGTCGTCTCGGGCGTGACCAGTGCCGCGAAGAACGGCGTGCTCGTCAAGGGCGGCTCGCACCTCGAGGCGATGGGTGCCGTCGACGTCGTCGCGTTCGACAAGACGGGGACGCTCACGAAGGGGGAACTCACCGTGACCGACGTGGTCCCGCTCAACGGCAACACGGAGGCGGACGTCCTCCGGTGTGCCCGGGGGCTGGAGAAGCGCAGCGAACACCCAATCGGACAGGCCATCGTCGGCCGGGCCGAGGCGCGCGGCGTCGGCGACCGGTCGGTGTCGGCCTTCGAGAGCATCACCGGCAAGGGCGTCCGGGCCACGCTCGACGGGACGCCACACTACGCGGGCAAGCCCGGGCTGTTCGAGGAACTCGGCTTCGACCTCTCGCACGTCCACGCGACGACCGACGGGGGCAGTGTCACGCGGACGAGCCGGCAGCTCTGCGAGCGCCACGGCTGTCTCGACCTGCTCTCCGAGACGGTCCCCGAGCTCCAGTCGCAGGGCAAGACCGTCGTCCTCGTCGGGACGGAGGACGAACTGGAGGGGCTGGTCGCCGTAGCCGACGAGGTCCGGCCGGAGGCGCGCTGGGCCGTCGAGCGTCTGCGCGACCTCGGCGTCGAGCGGACGGTGATGCTCACCGGCGACAACGAGCGGACCGCCGCCGCCATCGCCCACGAGGTGGGTGTCGACGACTACCGCGCCGAACTGCTCCCGGACGACAAGGTCGCGGCCGTCGAGGAGCTCGTGGCCGAGTACGAGGGCGGCGTGGCGATGGTCGGCGACGGCATCAACGACGCGCCCGCGATGGCGACGGCGACCGTCGGTATCGCGATGGGGGCCGCGGGCACCGACACCGCGCTGGAGACCGCGGACGTGGCGCTGATGGGCGACGACCTCTCGAAGCTCCCGTACCTCTACGACCTCTCCGGGCGGGCCAACGGCGTCATCCGACAGAACGTCGGTGCCAGCCTGCTGGTGAAGGCCGGGCTCGCGCTCGCGGTCCCGTTCGGCTACGTCCCCATCTGGCTGGCGGTGCTCGCCGGCGACGCCGGGATGACCGTCGGGGTCACGGGCAACGCGATGCGGCTCTCGCGCGTCCGGGCGGCGGCGCCCGAGACGGCGGCCGAGACCGAGGCCGGGGCGTAG
- a CDS encoding ACT domain-containing protein, which produces MDPSEFLEGTTVHVPTTRYAVAQVEAVPDVDTFAVVRDERETTVVVEEERVGSFDTLAVERGWRRLTFDVVLPFDLVGFLAVVAGELAEAGVSVFALSAYSTDHLLVQAADLAAATERLAALGCVVRARTEDE; this is translated from the coding sequence ATGGACCCCAGCGAGTTCCTCGAGGGGACGACCGTGCACGTGCCGACGACGCGCTACGCGGTCGCGCAGGTCGAGGCCGTGCCCGACGTCGACACGTTCGCCGTCGTGCGCGACGAGCGCGAGACGACGGTCGTGGTCGAGGAGGAGCGGGTCGGGTCGTTCGACACGCTCGCGGTCGAACGCGGCTGGCGCCGGCTCACCTTCGACGTCGTCCTGCCGTTCGACCTCGTCGGCTTCCTCGCCGTGGTGGCGGGCGAACTCGCCGAGGCAGGGGTATCGGTGTTCGCCCTCTCGGCGTACTCGACCGACCACCTGCTGGTACAGGCGGCGGACCTGGCGGCGGCGACCGAGCGACTGGCGGCGCTCGGGTGTGTCGTCCGCGCCCGTACCGAGGACGAGTAG
- a CDS encoding ferritin-like domain-containing protein: MSTPHLRPVDSGHVRQAWDTVVENALGLDRPVAERLVAALNDDLSGLYLLFNQVRKHYWLVTGAEAGPVGDTLRDAADRLTAVTDDLAIRVHALGGVPVCGPMGMRQHAPMEIEAPHRYDVRSSLERDYEGYVTLCVQFREHVALADRLGDTGTNDLLRGHLLTLERDADTLARYLADDALRELD, encoded by the coding sequence ATGAGCACCCCGCACCTCCGGCCGGTCGACTCGGGACACGTCCGGCAGGCGTGGGACACGGTCGTCGAGAACGCGCTCGGCCTCGACCGGCCGGTCGCGGAACGACTGGTGGCGGCACTGAACGACGACCTTTCGGGGCTCTACCTCCTGTTCAACCAGGTGCGAAAGCACTACTGGCTGGTCACAGGGGCGGAGGCCGGGCCGGTCGGTGACACGCTCCGGGACGCGGCCGACCGGCTCACGGCCGTGACCGACGACCTCGCCATCCGGGTCCACGCGCTCGGCGGCGTGCCCGTCTGCGGACCGATGGGGATGCGACAGCACGCGCCGATGGAGATCGAAGCGCCCCACCGCTACGACGTCCGGTCCTCGCTCGAACGTGACTACGAGGGGTACGTGACCCTCTGTGTGCAGTTCCGGGAGCACGTCGCGCTGGCGGACCGCCTCGGCGACACCGGGACGAACGACCTCCTGCGCGGACACCTGCTGACGCTCGAGCGGGACGCGGACACCCTCGCGCGATACCTCGCCGACGATGCGCTCCGCGAGCTGGACTGA
- the dpsA gene encoding DNA starvation/stationary phase protection protein DpsA: protein MTTRRGPIVREPETGERRQAWGTVEGNAVRLDPEDAAAVVDALHVDHAGSFNLFYLLRKHYWVASGAEHEVVAAFLEGAYTRVRELNDDLAVRIVDLGGIPPNTPPTIQERAAVHLEAEDVYDLRTSLEGDLEGYRTLIAGIREHVAVAASRGDPTTATQLREHLADLEADAEEIRRFLADDTLVRGTAVTDR, encoded by the coding sequence ATGACGACGAGACGGGGCCCCATCGTCCGGGAGCCCGAGACGGGTGAGCGCCGACAGGCGTGGGGCACCGTCGAGGGGAACGCGGTCAGGCTCGACCCCGAGGACGCCGCGGCAGTCGTCGACGCGTTGCACGTCGACCACGCGGGGTCGTTCAACCTGTTCTACCTCCTCCGCAAGCACTACTGGGTCGCCAGCGGGGCCGAACACGAGGTGGTGGCCGCGTTCCTCGAAGGAGCGTACACCCGGGTCCGCGAACTCAACGACGACCTCGCGGTCCGCATCGTCGACCTCGGTGGCATCCCGCCGAACACGCCGCCGACCATCCAGGAGCGGGCCGCGGTCCACCTCGAGGCCGAGGACGTCTACGACCTGCGGACCTCGCTGGAGGGTGATCTCGAGGGGTACAGGACGCTGATAGCGGGGATTCGCGAGCACGTCGCCGTCGCGGCGTCGCGCGGGGACCCGACCACGGCGACACAGCTCCGCGAGCACCTCGCGGACCTGGAGGCGGACGCAGAGGAGATACGACGCTTCCTCGCGGACGACACGCTGGTCCGGGGCACGGCGGTGACGGACCGATGA
- the dpsA gene encoding DNA starvation/stationary phase protection protein DpsA → MSARETVRQESSTVRKNTIGLDQGAAEQSIDALNADLAAAYVLYHQLRKHHWTVEGAEYGQLHDWFGDAAEDVEEHADEVAERVVALGGVPVSGPAELGAHAPVEFEGADVYGVRTTLTNDLELYGDVIELVREHVSLVESLGDYGSGELLRAYLETLEGDADDVGNYLADDTLVRGSAARQG, encoded by the coding sequence ATGAGCGCACGGGAGACCGTCCGTCAGGAGTCCAGCACGGTCCGGAAGAACACCATCGGTCTTGACCAGGGAGCGGCCGAGCAGAGCATCGACGCGCTGAACGCGGACCTCGCCGCGGCGTACGTGCTCTACCACCAGCTCCGGAAGCACCACTGGACCGTCGAGGGAGCGGAGTACGGCCAGCTCCACGACTGGTTCGGCGACGCCGCCGAGGACGTAGAGGAGCACGCCGACGAGGTGGCCGAGCGGGTCGTCGCCCTCGGCGGGGTCCCCGTCAGCGGGCCGGCGGAACTCGGAGCGCACGCGCCCGTCGAGTTCGAGGGAGCGGACGTGTACGGCGTCCGGACGACACTGACGAACGACCTCGAGCTGTACGGTGACGTGATCGAGCTCGTCCGCGAGCACGTCTCGCTGGTCGAGTCGCTCGGCGACTACGGGTCCGGCGAACTCCTTCGCGCGTACCTCGAGACGCTCGAGGGCGACGCCGACGACGTCGGGAACTACCTCGCGGACGACACCCTCGTTCGCGGGTCCGCGGCGCGACAGGGGTGA